A region from the Pseudomonas sp. KU26590 genome encodes:
- the tyrS gene encoding tyrosine--tRNA ligase — protein sequence MKSVEEQLALIKRGADELLVEAELITKLKRGQPLRIKAGFDPTAPDLHLGHTVLINKLRQFQDLGHQVIFLIGDFTGMIGDPSGKSATRPPLTREQVLDYAETYKAQVFKILDPAKTEVAFNSTWMDQLSPADFIRLSSQYTVARMLERDDFDKRYKSNQSIAIHEFLYPLVQGYDSVALRADVELGGTDQKFNLLMGRELQRAYGQEAQCVLTMPLLEGLDGVKKMSKSLGNYVGIQEAPGIMYSKLVSIPDALMWRYFELLSFRSMEEIAAFKADCEAGANPRDIKIKLAEEIVARFHGEEAAASAHRSAGNRMKDGELPEDVPEIDLAAAEDMPIAAVLNKSGLVKNSAVARDLLTSGGVRIDGEVVDRGFVFRLGATHVCQAGKKAFGRITLRLA from the coding sequence ATGAAGTCGGTTGAAGAGCAGCTAGCGCTGATCAAGCGCGGTGCAGATGAACTCCTGGTCGAGGCCGAGCTGATCACAAAGCTCAAGCGTGGGCAGCCACTTCGCATCAAGGCCGGTTTTGACCCGACCGCGCCCGACCTGCACCTCGGACACACGGTGCTTATTAATAAGCTGCGTCAATTCCAGGATCTCGGGCATCAGGTGATTTTCCTGATCGGTGACTTCACCGGGATGATTGGCGATCCTAGCGGCAAGAGTGCTACCCGTCCCCCGCTTACGCGCGAGCAAGTGCTCGACTACGCCGAGACCTATAAGGCCCAGGTCTTCAAGATTCTGGATCCGGCTAAAACCGAGGTGGCATTCAATTCCACCTGGATGGATCAATTGAGTCCTGCCGATTTCATCCGGCTTTCTTCCCAGTACACCGTGGCGCGTATGCTGGAGCGTGATGACTTCGACAAGCGTTACAAGTCGAACCAGTCGATTGCCATCCACGAATTCCTTTATCCGCTGGTGCAGGGTTACGACTCGGTTGCTTTGCGCGCTGACGTCGAGCTGGGCGGGACCGATCAGAAATTCAACTTGCTGATGGGGCGTGAGTTGCAGCGCGCCTATGGTCAGGAAGCTCAGTGTGTTCTGACAATGCCGTTGCTGGAGGGATTGGACGGCGTTAAGAAGATGTCCAAGTCGCTGGGTAACTATGTAGGTATCCAGGAAGCGCCCGGCATTATGTACAGCAAGCTCGTGTCCATCCCCGATGCGTTGATGTGGCGTTACTTCGAGTTGCTGAGCTTCCGCTCCATGGAAGAGATCGCAGCCTTCAAAGCGGATTGCGAAGCGGGCGCCAATCCACGCGACATCAAGATCAAGCTGGCCGAAGAGATTGTTGCGCGCTTCCATGGTGAAGAGGCGGCGGCTTCTGCTCATCGTTCTGCTGGCAACCGTATGAAGGATGGGGAGCTTCCGGAAGATGTTCCGGAGATTGACCTGGCTGCAGCCGAAGACATGCCGATTGCTGCCGTCCTTAATAAGTCGGGGCTGGTGAAGAACTCAGCGGTAGCTCGCGACTTGCTGACGTCCGGCGGCGTGCGTATAGATGGTGAGGTCGTAGATCGCGGGTTTGTATTCAGGTTGGGCGCGACCCATGTCTGTCAGGCCGGCAAGAAAGCGTTTGGGCGGATTACACTTCGTTTGGCATAA